The proteins below come from a single Juglans regia cultivar Chandler chromosome 12, Walnut 2.0, whole genome shotgun sequence genomic window:
- the LOC108988553 gene encoding pentatricopeptide repeat-containing protein At5g67570, chloroplastic: MEAVQGPPLLPTPIFEPDTQKIKRKLVQKGVLPTPKIIHILRKKQIQKNNRKLNPLSQKSQATPPLSDSQKQALAEDSHFQTLKNEYKDFTKAVKAGTGVKTRTLMVGKPWESLERAGIREISSESREYCGEKLKREKLSELRELFEERKREALRWVLDEDVLVKEEWLDGEKGVWEPSKRRRSEAEEVRFLVDRLSAREITMRDWKFSRIMKQSELRFTESQLLNVLEGLGNKGQWKQALSVVEWVNNDKEHRRYKSRFVYTKLLAVLGKTRRPHAALRIFNLMRGDGRLYPDMAAYHSIAVTLGQAGLVKELISIMECMRLKPSKTVKAGRKNWDPTLEPDMVIYNAVLNACVSSRQWKGVSWVFKQLRMSGLKPNGATYGLAMEVMLQSGKYGLVHEYFRKMKKTGETPKALTYKVLVRAFWEEGKVNEAVEAVRDMEQRGVVGAASVYYELACCLCNCGRWQDAMVEVDKMKKLSRTRPLEVTFTGMIMSSMGGGHIADCISIFERMKAHCVPNIGTINTMLKVYGRSDMFSKAKELFEDVKRPKSDSYASQNGDDTAPIPDEYTYSSMLEASSSAMQWEYFEYVYREMTLSGYQLDQTKHALLFVEASRAGKWYLLEHAFDTILEAGEVPHPLFFTEMFVQATAQCSYERAVTLVNTMAYAPFQVSERQWTDLFKNNGDRISEESLVKLLEALGNCEVAAEATVSNLLKCLHSLCGSGTSRAFLSSNALGNAASEKSSLYGCKGRFDGCIGADMPSSSRSMMDENLNPGKDTLVKDGDGTLDTRPVNHATTNGEVDADSEAISGTPNQACGTDRKTNLVSIGKGFNDDVTSGSDAAPNKLATFFINEHTNDHNGLQLETLMDGVDSRSSNLPTADEVLESWKESRKKDGIFFPFQLGRK, encoded by the exons ATGGAAGCTGTGCAAGGTCCCCCTCTCCTTCCCACTCCCATATTCGAACCGGACACCCAGAAAATCAAACGGAAGCTTGTACAAAAGGGTGTGCTACCAACCCCCAAAATCATCCACATCCTGCGCAAGAAGCAAATCCAGAAAAACAACCGCAAACTGAATCCTCTTTCCCAGAAATCCCAAGCCACCCCACCCCTCTCCGACTCCCAGAAACAAGCCCTCGCCGAAGATTCCCACTTCCAAACCCTCAAAAACGAGTACAAGGACTTCACCAAGGCGGTAAAGGCAGGGACGGGTGTGAAGACCAGGACTTTGATGGTCgggaagccgtgggagagtctGGAGAGAGCTGGGATTAGAGAGATTTCCAGTGAGAGTAGGGAGTACTGCGGAGAGAAGCTCAAGAGGGAGAAACTGAGTGAACTGAGGGAATTGTTTGAAGAGCGAAAGCGTGAGGCTTTGCGGTGGGTTTTGGATGAGGATGTGCTCGTAAAAGAAGAGTGGTTGGATGGTGAAAAGGGAGTGTGGGAACCTTCAAAACGGAGGCGCAGCGAGGCTGAGGAGGTTAGGTTTCTCGTTGACAG GCTAAGTGCTAGGGAGATTACGATGAGGGACTGGAAGTTTTCCAGGATCATGAAACAGTCAGAATTGCGGTTCACTGAGTCTCAGTTGCTTAACGTTCTTGAAGGGCTTGGGAATAAGGGCCAGTGGAAGCAAGCGTTATCTGTTGTGGAATGGGTGAACAATGATAAGGAACATAGACGTTATAAGagtag GTTTGTTTACACCAAACTCTTGGCAGTTCTTGGGAAGACACGGCGGCCCCATGCAGCTCTTCGTATTTTCAATCTGATGCGT GGAGATGGCCGTTTGTATCCTGACATGGCTGCATATCACAGCATCGCTGTTACACTTGGTCAAGCTGGTCTTGTGAAAGAACTGATAAGCATTATGGAATGCATGAGACTGAAACCTTCTAAAACTGTAAAAGCTGGGCGTAAGAACTGGGATCCAACCCTTGAACCTGATATGGTTATATATAATGCG GTCTTGAATGCTTGCGTTTCATCACGCCAGTGGAAGGGTGTATCTTGGGTATTTAAGCAGTTGAGAATGAGTGGTCTAAAACCTAATGGAGCTACCTATGGACTTGCAATGGAG GTCATGTTGCAATCTGGAAAGTATGGCCTTGTCCATGAGTACTtcaggaagatgaagaaaactGGGGAAACTCCAAAAGCGCTAACATACAAAG TTCTTGTTAGAGCCTTTTGGGAGGAAGGTAAAGTCAATGAAGCTGTGGAAGCAGTCAGGGATATGGAACAAAGGGGAGTGGTTGGAGCAGCTAGTGTATACTATGAGCTAGCTTGCTGCCTTTGCAACTGTGGGAGGTGGCAAGATGCTATGGTTGAG gttgataagatgaaaaaactATCTCGTACTAGACCTTTGGAGGTTACTTTTACCGGCATGATAATGTCTTCCATGGGTGGTGGGCATATTGCTGATTGTATATCTATTTTTGAACGCATGAAAGCCCATTGTGTGCCTAACATAGGTACCATAAACACCATGTTGAAAGTTTACGGTAGGAGTGATATGTTTTCTAAAGCTAAAGAGTTGTTTGAAGATGTTAAGAGACCTAAATCTGATTCTTACGCATCCCAAAATGGGGATGATACAGCACCTATCCCAGATGAGTACACATATAGCTCAATGCTTGAGGCATCTTCTAGTGCGATGCAATGGGAATATTTTGAGTATGTGTATCGGGAGATGACTCTCTCTGGGTACCAGCTGGATCAAACTAAACATGCATTACTATTTGTGGAAGCATCAAGAGCTGGGAAG TGGTATCTACTTGAGCATGCATTTGACACTATTTTGGAAGCTGGAGAAGTTCCTCACCCTCTATTCTTTACTGAAATGTTTGTTCAAGCTACAGCTCAATGTAGTTATGAGAGAGCTGTCACGCTGGTCAACACCATGGCTTATGCTCCATTTCAAGTCAGTGAAAGGCAGTGGACAGACCTTTTTAAGAATAATGGGGACAGGATTAGTGAGGAAAGTTTAGTGAAACTGTTGGAAGCTCTTGGTAATTGTGAAGTAGCTGCAGAGGCCACTGTCTCAAACTTGTTAAAATGTTTGCACTCTCTCTGTGGTTCTGGCACATCGAGAGCCTTCTTAAGTTCCAATGCATTGGGAAATGCGGCCTCAGAGAAATCATCCTTGTATGGCTGTAAGGGTAGATTTGATGGTTGTATTGGAGCAGATATGCCAAGCTCTTCTAGAAGCATGATGGATGAAAACCTTAACCCTGGCAAGGACACCCTTGTTAAAGATGGTGATGGCACGTTAGATACACGACCTGTTAATCATGCTACCACTAACGGAGAGGTGGATGCTGATTCAGAGGCAATCTCTGGTACTCCAAATCAAGCTTGTGGAACAGATAGAAAAACCAACCTTGTCTCCATAGGAAAGGGTTTTAATGATGATGTAACATCTGGTAGTGATGCTGCGCCTAACAAGCTTGCAACTTTCTTTATTAATGAACACACAAATGATCATAATGGGTTGCAACTTGAAACGCTAATGGACGGGGTTGATTCTCGCAGCTCTAACCTGCCCACAGCAGACGAAGTACTGGAATCTTGGAAGGAAAGTAGGAAGAAGGATGGGATATTCTTCCCCTTTCAACTTGGCCGGAAATGA